From a region of the Fibrobacter sp. UWB16 genome:
- a CDS encoding fibro-slime domain-containing protein: MKHCCLGIFASLSLVATAWADLTVHLQSPFRNDATASEYIPHVVGSVTEYNPGFGDLSKTMMKSEGDNWYSYTWTGKTIADFQEWQDFEFKACPNTDDYNYNNNACVSWKEGGKPRITSFFGSETEIWLYTDVTDMSYKKSFMAPGSKIVWFKSPWGNKALPQMIFGADSVLMRFSEDDKTKCGWFYGALTPDKMAANAIKVAHFIRYKAPWYAVPASKDSLIDLGSLLSLNDTVYVDGTASSPTASAEIGTPGECFDPTRRLHVYHPWRTNTTFRDSAFYIKIDNNILNTPTPLSDEGEYKYWRHIDFADTVVESSQWNSQMSHVQILRGSNEWPQHPYFPEASRPLASEFFPTGIYEVWFYTSVSLGTMDFAYYPPEPKVIRLKSPWDNTSPSLVVESMGEVVKMAPLADTCGWYSGTYYKHVDDWRVYFRQTFGMERYGGKGVVAEKDELDSLISLDSSLASHDTVWVYPNPKQRYEPNDTTVYPGILGICPSLKISALVVDWAGEGFHDSIDVDFGNIWSGNPYTTVLFNGEEYSNCKAEHSATYDGVALGMVQDTLVNGLPARIDSLSYPWSECSAAHEIEKWFVPQVVATDAAGKEYTNAVCRDIDLVLDEEGFWLADISENNEDGGFFPIDNLEFLDSAKTVRNPKFDWDEQLTKNGKKHNYSFAMKISAQFKYIKGQYFEFRGDDDVWVFINNRLVVDIGGCHNPVERAVDLDTLGLIEGREYPFHIFFSERNANGSNFKMRTSINLQTQKTYYPVEEKTTDGTIKYNILQLLMDESISCDVSSTTKIDTMPAQSSFVLFGDDERIPSTGMELLPGTIEGINIDANMAGFVIDTVEIVRKRSLAPGSYMLQFFLASDMSQSSSVYFTVPAYPLPDIAFIDVFNGPEAYKAFDPTGISLRGLPFDGSAYDTLLTHVAYPDTVPLQVGVYYMTKLCTDCYAVLDLKTSFPISFLDEKKQRVNKLITDSTGVIKFYVVGDSSVTNASFEVSGSGVANVISWGNIHFKEPPVPFASLGEAFDRNGDGVLDSISVVFNKPFGETIPDTIAWTFGSDDWHTVASVPSVTALMQGEQSLSIYADSLLNVAFTGGSKELYQGSFRYHYTYMDKETGQMTQLSLDGLAIEDRIGAILLEKPIVKPISATVNKLTVYISEATQANLLNGMAFLEFKDKAGELIDPSLFAVLSVSPTRTSNYYDVLYQKTSDNVVLPDVGFMVRLVPGVLQDLNGNVPHVNNPWRRIEGEQRVGVETPGVVSVDPMNWTPEKWPYQADVAPVRVDVSKKLDDVIAERGLPGELITFDLSEVAKTLLLNSDEPRETVLAKAKIKWEVEYFSTLGQFVNVQNGSVACNDKAVFGTDCVDNPGNVFLMWDAHTAKGRWVGTGVYIAKLKFKIFQGDKVVGKSDETFTLGVRRHGKK; encoded by the coding sequence ATGAAACACTGTTGTTTGGGTATTTTTGCTTCATTGTCTTTAGTTGCCACTGCATGGGCAGACTTGACGGTGCATTTACAGTCGCCTTTCCGCAATGATGCAACTGCTTCAGAATATATTCCGCATGTTGTCGGTAGCGTAACGGAGTACAATCCGGGTTTTGGTGATTTGTCCAAGACCATGATGAAGAGCGAAGGCGACAACTGGTATTCGTATACATGGACGGGCAAGACGATTGCCGATTTCCAGGAATGGCAAGACTTTGAATTCAAGGCATGCCCCAATACGGACGACTATAACTACAATAATAACGCTTGCGTTTCGTGGAAGGAAGGCGGAAAGCCCAGGATTACATCGTTCTTTGGTTCTGAAACGGAAATCTGGCTTTATACGGACGTGACGGACATGTCCTACAAAAAGTCGTTCATGGCTCCGGGTTCCAAGATTGTTTGGTTCAAGAGCCCGTGGGGCAACAAGGCTCTCCCCCAGATGATTTTTGGTGCGGATTCCGTGCTGATGCGCTTTAGTGAAGATGACAAGACGAAGTGTGGCTGGTTCTATGGTGCTTTGACGCCAGACAAGATGGCGGCAAACGCAATCAAGGTTGCCCATTTTATCCGCTATAAGGCTCCGTGGTATGCAGTGCCGGCGTCTAAGGATTCGCTTATTGATCTTGGTTCGCTTTTGTCGCTGAATGATACGGTTTATGTGGATGGAACTGCATCAAGCCCTACTGCATCTGCTGAAATCGGGACTCCAGGTGAATGCTTTGACCCGACTCGCCGTTTGCATGTTTACCACCCGTGGCGTACGAACACGACATTCCGTGATAGCGCTTTCTATATCAAAATTGATAATAACATCTTGAATACGCCGACGCCGTTGAGCGATGAAGGCGAATATAAGTATTGGCGTCATATTGATTTTGCGGATACGGTTGTGGAGTCTTCGCAGTGGAATTCTCAAATGTCGCATGTGCAGATTCTGCGTGGCAGCAACGAATGGCCGCAACATCCTTATTTCCCGGAAGCGTCACGCCCGCTTGCAAGTGAGTTTTTCCCGACTGGAATTTATGAAGTCTGGTTCTATACGTCGGTTTCGCTTGGAACGATGGACTTTGCTTATTATCCGCCGGAGCCCAAGGTCATTCGCCTGAAGAGCCCGTGGGACAATACTTCGCCGTCGCTGGTTGTGGAATCTATGGGCGAGGTTGTCAAGATGGCTCCGCTTGCAGATACGTGCGGCTGGTATAGCGGTACGTACTACAAGCATGTCGATGATTGGCGTGTTTACTTTAGACAGACTTTTGGTATGGAGCGTTACGGTGGCAAGGGCGTTGTCGCGGAAAAGGACGAGCTCGATTCCCTGATTTCGCTGGATTCTTCCTTGGCGTCGCATGACACGGTTTGGGTGTATCCGAACCCGAAACAGCGCTATGAGCCGAACGATACGACGGTATATCCGGGCATTCTTGGCATTTGCCCGTCGCTCAAGATTTCGGCTCTTGTTGTGGACTGGGCCGGTGAAGGCTTCCATGACAGTATTGACGTGGACTTTGGTAACATCTGGTCTGGTAACCCCTATACGACGGTCCTCTTTAATGGAGAGGAATATTCGAACTGCAAGGCGGAACATTCGGCAACGTACGATGGCGTCGCTCTTGGCATGGTCCAGGATACGCTCGTGAATGGCCTGCCTGCACGTATCGATTCCTTGAGTTACCCTTGGAGCGAATGCTCTGCGGCTCATGAAATCGAGAAGTGGTTTGTGCCGCAGGTGGTGGCGACGGATGCGGCTGGAAAGGAATACACAAATGCTGTTTGCCGTGACATTGACCTTGTGCTGGACGAAGAAGGGTTCTGGCTTGCAGATATTTCGGAGAATAATGAAGATGGCGGGTTCTTTCCGATTGACAATCTGGAATTCTTGGATTCGGCAAAGACGGTGCGCAACCCGAAATTTGACTGGGATGAACAGCTGACCAAGAACGGTAAAAAGCACAACTATAGCTTTGCCATGAAGATTTCTGCCCAGTTCAAGTACATCAAGGGCCAGTATTTTGAATTCCGCGGTGACGATGACGTGTGGGTCTTTATCAATAACCGCCTCGTCGTGGATATCGGTGGTTGCCATAACCCGGTAGAACGTGCTGTGGATTTGGATACGCTTGGACTTATTGAAGGCCGTGAATACCCGTTCCATATTTTCTTCTCGGAACGCAATGCCAATGGTTCGAACTTCAAGATGCGTACGTCGATCAACTTGCAGACGCAAAAGACGTATTACCCGGTAGAAGAAAAGACGACGGATGGAACAATCAAGTACAACATTTTGCAGCTGTTGATGGATGAGTCGATCAGTTGCGATGTCTCTAGCACGACAAAGATTGATACGATGCCTGCGCAGTCCTCGTTTGTCTTGTTTGGCGATGACGAGAGAATCCCGTCGACGGGTATGGAGCTTTTGCCGGGAACGATTGAAGGTATCAACATCGATGCCAACATGGCTGGCTTTGTGATCGATACGGTGGAAATCGTACGCAAGCGTTCCTTGGCTCCGGGATCTTACATGTTGCAGTTCTTCTTGGCTAGCGATATGAGCCAGTCTAGCTCTGTCTACTTTACGGTGCCTGCGTACCCGCTACCGGATATTGCTTTTATCGACGTGTTTAACGGTCCGGAAGCCTACAAGGCATTTGATCCGACGGGTATTAGCTTGCGTGGTCTTCCGTTTGATGGATCAGCTTATGATACTCTCTTGACGCATGTGGCTTACCCGGATACGGTACCTTTGCAGGTGGGCGTGTACTACATGACGAAACTTTGTACGGACTGCTATGCCGTTTTGGACTTGAAGACTTCATTCCCGATTTCTTTCTTGGATGAAAAGAAGCAGCGCGTGAATAAGCTGATTACCGATTCTACGGGTGTCATCAAGTTCTATGTGGTTGGCGATTCCTCGGTGACGAACGCTAGCTTTGAAGTTTCTGGAAGCGGAGTCGCGAATGTGATTTCGTGGGGCAACATCCACTTCAAGGAACCGCCTGTGCCGTTTGCAAGTCTTGGCGAAGCGTTTGACCGCAATGGTGATGGTGTGCTGGATAGTATTTCTGTTGTGTTCAACAAGCCGTTTGGCGAAACTATCCCGGATACGATTGCCTGGACGTTTGGTAGCGACGACTGGCATACGGTTGCCTCTGTGCCGAGCGTTACGGCGTTGATGCAGGGCGAACAGAGCCTCTCTATTTATGCCGACAGTTTGCTGAATGTGGCATTTACTGGTGGCTCCAAGGAACTTTATCAGGGGTCCTTCAGGTACCATTATACGTACATGGATAAGGAAACCGGACAGATGACGCAGCTCAGCTTGGATGGGCTTGCCATTGAAGACCGCATTGGCGCCATTCTTTTGGAAAAGCCCATTGTGAAGCCGATTTCTGCTACGGTGAACAAGCTGACGGTCTATATCAGCGAGGCCACGCAGGCGAACTTGCTCAATGGAATGGCGTTCCTTGAATTCAAGGACAAGGCCGGTGAATTGATAGACCCGTCGCTTTTTGCGGTGCTTTCTGTTTCGCCGACGAGGACAAGCAATTACTATGATGTGCTGTACCAGAAGACATCGGATAACGTTGTTCTCCCGGATGTGGGCTTCATGGTGCGCCTTGTTCCTGGTGTCTTGCAGGACTTGAACGGCAATGTGCCGCATGTGAACAATCCGTGGCGTCGAATTGAAGGTGAACAGCGCGTAGGCGTGGAAACTCCGGGCGTTGTCTCTGTGGATCCGATGAACTGGACTCCGGAAAAATGGCCTTACCAGGCGGATGTCGCTCCGGTCCGTGTCGATGTGTCTAAGAAGCTGGACGATGTCATTGCCGAAAGAGGGCTTCCGGGCGAACTGATTACGTTTGACTTGAGCGAAGTCGCGAAGACGCTCCTTTTGAATTCGGATGAACCTAGAGAAACGGTACTTGCAAAGGCGAAGATTAAGTGGGAAGTGGAATACTTCTCGACGCTTGGGCAGTTTGTCAATGTGCAGAATGGCTCTGTTGCCTGCAATGACAAGGCTGTGTTCGGCACGGACTGTGTCGATAATCCGGGTAACGTGTTCTTGATGTGGGATGCCCATACCGCTAAGGGACGCTGGGTTGGTACGGGTGTCTATATCGCGAAACTCAAGTTCAAGATTTTCCAGGGCGACAAGGTTGTCGGAAAGTCCGATGAGACCTTTACTTTGGGTGTTCGCCGTCACGGCAAGAAATAA
- a CDS encoding fibro-slime domain-containing protein — MRHLYLAFCILGAAASSAFASLTVHLQSPFGVAATTYSPHVVENASEPVVGATSSTLMKSESDNWYSYTFKKSLSDFKGTETLSFKGCTDDAKATCVAWPQGTDINIYDLFEGSSEVWIYTDEETGDYTKSFAAPGSKIVWFKSPWGNKALPQMVFAEDTIVMHFSEDETKCGWFYGAISPEMLEGRVLQMAYFTRFKAPWLTVPESKNAMIDLSTALSKKDTIYVDGTEAVPSAGIKMGKVGECFDKSRTLHIYNPWRNNSVYRDSTIFVSIDGVRPDSVLEENANVVGPAQTGLAYDKDYKYWLSLSFSDSIVSSAAWKSEDAKVQIIRSYTERNITAHYFSEKNRPVASDLFPSGVYETWFFTSSTMEYLDLSYAPLEPKVVRLLSPWKNTPTSFIVDANNDVVRMSTFSKDTCGWFEGTYYKHAADWKVYFKQSFGLEKYALEGVVKASDDVEGLINLDSLMSEHDTAWVYPHDKSYSSPEASATFPNKLGECPSMKISARFYDWAGEHPINLFPEITDENKDEINSIDVDFGNTYGGNKYTKVGSDSSCQAGTVTGMVRDTLVGGYPARVDSADFPWNKCAAAHEIEKWFKPEFIQLDPTTGDSLTNLVCKDIELELDNDGFWYADYTNESGDCNDPVSPGFFPLDNFKYLDTKDTVGKVPNPKFDWDVPGWVKWASEKDGKTDTCRHNYGYAMAVSASFKYVKGQYFEFRGDDDVWVFINNRLVVDIGGVHEKVEGAVNLDTIGQGNAKYKLVEGREYPFHIFYAERNATGSNFKMRTSINLQKQNTYLPIVKENSKSSITGVLKLKMDSKAISCDPRATSVADTSDAPSIFYLAGGNLSETKELSVGINFAGGIVINADKAGFEINIDEIVKQRSLSPGTYTLYYFLEEDMSLNDSYEFTVPEYPMPEIAFVDVFSEKSGDKLTAFDPKNKNLKGETIVVGENDTLMTHVRYPEIKYIEVMVTYMGNICEDCNVVLDLVPSDRNMLFYDETEQQMNTVITDDKGLARFYVIGDAPMTGASFSVVGVSGVQNQLKWENINFKDPEIPLAKTGEIYDRNGDGVPDSIYVPFEFNAFKKHELDSIAWNFGSKDWHEFSMDKISDFVKNDSTVIITADSLIDSVLTGASKGIIEGNFLYQYIYEDDATISTQMSDVMVTKIQERIGAIMLEKPMLKIMSDNVVKVTIKLSEACNSSGLGNTRFIELKDKNDEIVDPATYKILSYDPSGESDYYDLVFQKSTEYIIPEVGFKIRLLPGVLPDKLGNTPHKNNPWRRIEGEQPLETERPKVVTVNPGMFEDNPWPGDTNDVIAVRVDPELTLKEVIQETGLPGVLVKFQLNDYATTLLLSKADSATRDEILSKVKVRWDIEFFSSLGQYVNWVKGEFACNDKSVYGTDCIQNAGNMFFEWDAMSDKGRMVGTGVYIAKFKFKIFSDTEIVGKGEETFTFGIRRNEKYKHGTKKIK, encoded by the coding sequence TGTTTGGTTCAAGAGCCCGTGGGGTAACAAGGCCCTCCCTCAGATGGTGTTTGCTGAAGATACCATCGTGATGCATTTTTCTGAGGACGAGACGAAGTGCGGCTGGTTCTATGGCGCAATCTCGCCTGAAATGTTAGAAGGCCGCGTGCTCCAGATGGCTTATTTTACGCGTTTCAAGGCTCCCTGGTTAACGGTTCCTGAAAGTAAGAATGCAATGATCGACTTGAGCACTGCGCTTTCGAAGAAGGATACTATATATGTTGATGGGACAGAAGCTGTTCCTTCTGCTGGCATCAAGATGGGGAAGGTCGGCGAATGCTTCGACAAGAGCCGTACATTGCATATCTATAATCCGTGGCGTAATAACAGCGTCTATCGCGATAGCACGATTTTTGTGAGCATTGATGGTGTCCGCCCTGATTCTGTTCTCGAAGAGAATGCAAATGTTGTGGGCCCTGCTCAGACCGGGCTTGCTTATGACAAGGATTATAAGTATTGGCTTTCTTTAAGTTTCTCAGATTCGATTGTCTCTTCTGCAGCATGGAAGTCTGAAGATGCCAAGGTGCAGATCATCCGTAGCTATACTGAACGAAATATTACAGCTCATTACTTTAGTGAAAAGAACCGTCCGGTTGCAAGCGACTTGTTCCCGTCTGGTGTTTATGAGACCTGGTTCTTTACCAGCTCCACTATGGAATATCTTGATCTTTCGTATGCACCGCTTGAACCCAAGGTTGTCCGTTTACTGAGCCCGTGGAAAAATACGCCGACTTCTTTCATTGTCGATGCGAACAACGATGTCGTGAGAATGTCTACGTTCTCGAAGGATACTTGCGGCTGGTTCGAAGGTACGTATTACAAGCATGCCGCAGATTGGAAGGTCTATTTCAAGCAGAGCTTTGGTTTGGAAAAGTATGCGCTTGAAGGCGTTGTCAAGGCTAGTGACGATGTTGAAGGCTTGATTAACCTGGACTCCTTGATGAGTGAACACGATACGGCGTGGGTCTATCCGCATGACAAGAGCTATAGTAGCCCAGAAGCTTCTGCAACGTTCCCCAACAAGCTTGGTGAATGCCCGAGCATGAAGATTTCTGCCAGATTCTATGACTGGGCTGGCGAACACCCGATTAATCTTTTCCCTGAAATTACTGATGAAAACAAGGACGAAATCAATAGTATAGATGTGGACTTTGGTAATACCTATGGTGGAAACAAGTACACAAAGGTTGGATCCGACAGTTCTTGCCAGGCCGGTACTGTAACAGGAATGGTGCGAGATACGCTTGTTGGAGGATACCCTGCTCGCGTGGATTCTGCGGATTTCCCGTGGAATAAGTGCGCTGCAGCCCATGAAATTGAAAAGTGGTTTAAGCCTGAATTTATCCAGCTGGATCCGACGACGGGTGATTCTTTAACGAACCTGGTCTGCAAGGATATCGAACTTGAACTGGATAATGATGGTTTCTGGTATGCCGACTACACGAATGAATCGGGTGACTGCAATGACCCAGTAAGCCCGGGATTCTTCCCGTTGGACAACTTTAAGTACCTCGACACCAAGGATACTGTAGGCAAGGTCCCGAACCCGAAATTCGACTGGGATGTTCCGGGATGGGTAAAGTGGGCTAGTGAAAAGGATGGTAAGACTGATACGTGCCGTCACAACTATGGCTATGCGATGGCTGTTTCTGCCAGCTTCAAGTACGTGAAGGGTCAGTACTTTGAATTCCGTGGTGACGATGATGTGTGGGTCTTTATCAATAATCGCCTTGTCGTGGATATCGGTGGTGTCCATGAAAAGGTGGAAGGTGCTGTCAACCTCGATACGATTGGCCAGGGCAATGCAAAGTACAAGCTCGTTGAAGGACGTGAATACCCGTTCCATATCTTCTATGCAGAACGTAATGCGACGGGTTCGAACTTCAAGATGCGTACCTCCATCAACTTGCAGAAGCAGAACACGTACCTTCCGATTGTCAAGGAAAATTCCAAGAGCAGTATCACGGGTGTCCTTAAGCTGAAGATGGATTCCAAGGCCATCAGCTGCGATCCGCGTGCAACATCTGTGGCAGATACGAGCGATGCTCCGTCTATCTTCTACCTTGCAGGTGGCAACCTCTCTGAAACTAAGGAATTGAGTGTCGGTATTAATTTTGCCGGTGGTATTGTTATCAATGCGGATAAGGCTGGCTTTGAAATCAATATCGATGAAATTGTGAAGCAGCGTTCGCTGAGCCCGGGAACATACACCTTGTACTACTTCCTCGAAGAAGACATGTCTTTGAACGATTCTTACGAATTCACAGTGCCTGAATACCCGATGCCGGAGATTGCGTTTGTTGACGTGTTCAGTGAAAAGTCTGGAGACAAGTTGACCGCATTTGACCCGAAGAACAAGAATCTGAAGGGCGAAACGATTGTGGTTGGCGAAAATGACACGTTGATGACTCATGTCCGCTATCCGGAAATCAAGTACATCGAGGTCATGGTGACCTATATGGGCAATATTTGCGAAGACTGCAATGTTGTGCTGGACTTGGTTCCGAGCGACAGGAACATGCTCTTCTACGATGAGACTGAACAGCAGATGAACACTGTGATAACGGATGACAAGGGCCTTGCCCGCTTCTATGTGATTGGCGATGCCCCGATGACTGGCGCTTCGTTTAGCGTTGTCGGTGTTAGCGGTGTCCAGAACCAGCTCAAGTGGGAAAATATCAACTTCAAGGATCCTGAAATTCCTTTGGCCAAGACCGGCGAAATTTACGACCGCAATGGCGACGGTGTTCCGGACAGTATCTACGTTCCGTTTGAATTCAATGCCTTTAAGAAGCATGAGCTGGATTCCATTGCCTGGAATTTTGGCAGCAAGGACTGGCATGAATTCTCCATGGATAAAATTTCGGATTTCGTCAAGAACGATTCGACTGTTATCATTACGGCTGACAGCTTGATTGATTCCGTGTTGACGGGTGCATCAAAGGGCATTATCGAAGGAAACTTCCTCTACCAATACATTTATGAAGACGATGCGACGATTTCGACGCAGATGTCCGATGTGATGGTGACGAAGATTCAGGAAAGAATCGGTGCGATTATGCTCGAAAAGCCGATGCTCAAGATTATGTCGGATAATGTGGTCAAGGTGACGATCAAGCTTTCTGAAGCTTGCAATTCCAGTGGACTTGGAAATACCAGGTTTATTGAACTGAAAGACAAGAACGACGAGATTGTCGATCCGGCAACATACAAGATTCTTTCGTATGATCCTTCGGGCGAAAGCGACTACTATGACCTTGTGTTCCAGAAGTCTACTGAATATATCATTCCTGAAGTTGGCTTCAAGATCCGCTTGTTGCCGGGTGTATTGCCGGATAAGCTCGGGAATACGCCGCACAAGAACAACCCGTGGCGCAGAATCGAAGGTGAACAGCCGCTCGAAACTGAACGTCCGAAGGTCGTGACGGTCAATCCGGGCATGTTTGAAGATAATCCGTGGCCGGGCGATACCAATGACGTGATTGCGGTCCGTGTGGATCCGGAACTCACTTTGAAGGAAGTTATCCAGGAAACGGGCTTGCCGGGCGTGTTGGTGAAGTTCCAGCTGAACGACTACGCTACGACTCTGTTGCTGAGCAAGGCTGACAGTGCAACTAGGGATGAAATCCTGAGCAAGGTCAAGGTCCGCTGGGATATCGAATTCTTCTCTAGCCTGGGTCAGTACGTGAACTGGGTCAAGGGTGAATTCGCATGTAACGACAAGAGCGTCTATGGTACGGACTGTATCCAGAATGCCGGCAACATGTTCTTCGAATGGGATGCCATGAGTGACAAGGGCCGCATGGTTGGAACGGGCGTGTATATCGCGAAGTTCAAGTTCAAGATTTTCTCGGATACGGAAATCGTTGGCAAGGGAGAAGAAACGTTCACGTTCGGTATCCGCCGCAACGAGAAATACAAGCACGGAACAAAAAAGATCAAATAG